One Stigmatella aurantiaca genomic window, ATCCCGTCTGGAGGGGATGCCTTCATTCTCGGATTGGGGCTCGCCAGCGCGGATGCCGATAATCTCTTGAATCAGACGGCGCCCCTGCCAGGACAGACGGCCATCGGACTCCATCAAATCCTTTCACGGCGCCTCCTGCCATCCGAAGGCGGCGTGCCGCTGGGCTCGGAAGTCCTCGGGGTGGAGTTGGGCGGTAGCCTGCACTCCTCCCTGTGCAACAGCCTCGAACGTGCTTTCGCTCAGCATTTGGGCGCCCGGCCCAACGGGCACGGCCTCCTCGATGACCATGCCCTGGCCCAACGCTGCGCCGTGTACGCCGGCAGCGAGGCCGCTCAGGCCGAGCCCATTCCCTGGCAGGCCTGGGTCCTCACGGAGTTCCCACGGGCTGTCGGACGCCCGCCGTAGGCTTCCGCCATGGCCTCGATGCAGCATGAAGGGCTCTTGCTGCTGTTCCGTCATCGCCCCACGCTGGCGCCGGAGTTGCTGCGCGATGCGCTGGGCCTCGGCTTGCCGGCCTGGTCCGAGGCACGCGTCGAGTCCGCGGAGCTGACCGAGGTCGTTCCCACAGAGTACCGCGCGGATCTCGTGGTTCTCCTGCTGGAGGGCAAGCCCGTCTTCGCCATCGTCGTGGAAGTGCAATTGTCCCGCGACGAGGACAAGCGCAAGACCTGGCCCCTCTACCTCACCAGCCTTCGCTCACGGGTAAGCTGTCCTACCGCACTCCTGGTCATAGCGCCGGAGGCTTCCGTGGCCCGCTGGTGCGCACAGCCCATCGAACTGGGCCATCCAGGCTTCGTACTCCGCCCCTTGGTCGCAGGGCCCGACGCCATCCCCGTGCTCACCGACGAGCAGGCAGCCCGCCGGGATCCGGAGCTGGCGGTATTGTCCGCCATGGCGCATGGGCACGCGGAGGTAGGCCCGGCCATCGCCCAGACCGTCCTGGCCGCCGTGGTGGGGCTTGATGCCGAGCGCGTCCGCCTCTACGTTGACCTGACCCTGTCCTCCCTCAACGAGGCGGCCCGTCACGCCTTGGAGGCGCTCATGCAGAGTGGCCACTACGAGTACCAGAGCGAGTTCGCACGCAAGTACCTCTCCCAGGGGCGAGAGGAAGGGCGCGAGGAGGGGCTTCAGGAGGGGGAGCGGGCTGCCCTGTTCGAAGTCCTGGATGCCAGGGGCTTCGCCGTGGACGCGGAGGCCCGGCAGCACATCCTGGCATGCACGGACCCGGCACAGCTCAAGCACTGGCTGCGCAAGGCCGTCACGGTGTCCTCCGTTCAGGCCCTTTTCGAGCCTGACCCTCCGCCCAAGCCTCCGGTGCGCAAGGCAGGCAAGGCTGGAAAGCGCAAGAAGGTCCCCAAGACTCGCCCCTCGCGGTAAATCAGGGCCCCGCGGGAACGGACGTCACCAGGCGCAGCCCAGAGACTTGTCCCGGGGAGGCACGGCTTATGCCCGTCCCATCGCCCAGTTCACCCGTTTGGTTTCTGCCCCAAGCCCAAACGGTGCCATCACGCTGCACCGCCAGCGAGTGCCGCTCGCCTGCGGCAATCGCTATCGCACCGCTGATCCCGGATACCGGCACAGGGGAGGAGCGATGATAGAATGTCCCATCTCCGAGAGCACCGCTGCCATTGAATCCCCAGGCCCAGACGGTGCCATCGCTGCGAAGCGCCAAGGAGTGGTCCCGGTTTCCGTCAAGCGCAATGATGTTGTTGAGGCTCGATGCAGACGCAGGCGCGAGACGGTTCTCTGTTGTCCCATCTCCGAGCTTGCCATACTCGTTCTCGCCCCAACTCCAAAGACGGCCACCATCACGAGCTGCCAGTGAGTGGCTCCCACCTGACGCAATCACAGAGGCCTGGGTGAATCCGGGCAAAGACGCGGGTAAAGACCGCTCGCGGAGCGTTCCATCGCCCAGCTGGCCAGCGCCGTTCGCTCCCCAGCTCCAGACGGAGCCATCATTCCGAAGTGCCAGTGAATGGAAGAAGCCTGCGGTCAAGGCGGTCACGCCGCTGATCCCGGACAACGGCACAGGAGAATGACGCTCCACGAGAGTCCCATCCCCTAATCGTCCCCCTGCGTTGTGCCCCCAAGCCCATACGAAACCGTCGCTGCTGAGTGCCAACGAATGGGCACCTCCGGCGG contains:
- a CDS encoding RCC1 domain-containing protein gives rise to the protein MPAGTAVTVTATVRGAGELTATHAFTVAANPCPAPALDAGYAHSLALRDDGTVWAWGENERGQLGDGTVTHRLVPVQVTGLHSVIAISAGIYHSLAVRSDGTVWAWGMNNMGMLGDGTTVNRLAPVQVPGLTRIIAVSAGGAHSLALSSDGFVWAWGHNAGGRLGDGTLVERHSPVPLSGISGVTALTAGFFHSLALRNDGSVWSWGANGAGQLGDGTLRERSLPASLPGFTQASVIASGGSHSLAARDGGRLWSWGENEYGKLGDGTTENRLAPASASSLNNIIALDGNRDHSLALRSDGTVWAWGFNGSGALGDGTFYHRSSPVPVSGISGAIAIAAGERHSLAVQRDGTVWAWGRNQTGELGDGTGISRASPGQVSGLRLVTSVPAGP